ACTTTGTACAGCTACGGTAGTATGTGAAGAACGGGAAACGGAAAATTGTGAATTTCAGATACTAAACCGTGGAATGCAATTTTGTTTGGTAGTACCTTGGAAGGGAGAAGTGGTTACTGCTGATGGTGATTAAACTGTATTTGAATGTATGTTTTTGCATTTTAAGCTAAGTTTGTGTTCTCCGTGTTTGCAGCTACATCTCTGGGTATAAGAACCGGTTTCAGAACTTCATCAAGCACTTGCGTGAAATGGGCGACGAGGTGCAACTCTTTCTGTCATTTGTTATTTTGTTGAGTACTGGAGTTATACTGTTGTGGCGGTTTTTGCACAACATTACAAGGTTGAGGACAATAGATTAGTAGTATATGCGACATAATTTGGCTTTCTGGTGTGCTGTGCAGGTCATTGTTGTGACTAACCATGAGGGAGTTCCACAAGAGTTCCATGGTGCCAAGGTTATTGGTTCATGGAGGTAAGTTCTGAAGAgacatatttctttttctgccaTGGTATACCAATTTAGGCAATAGTTCTTTAAGGCCTAAATTTAAAAGTAAATGGGAACTTTAAAAACTTTAGCCTCTTGTATGAACCATAGTGAATTAATCTGAAGTTATAGTACATGATTTGAAATGCTAGTTTTAAGGTTCAGGACATTCCGTTagtttatactccctccgtttgggtttataaggctcATATTGAAGTTCGTGCCACACTTTGACTAACaatattcaaattatatttagtaatatttatataaaaattataccattagaaagaGTTTTTCAATACGAATACAACAATATATCTTTTTTGCCGCACTAATCTCATATTAGCAAAGTTTGACATAAAATTCCGCGTGGGcttataaacccaaacggagggagtagttcataAGCATCGTAAATGCAATTAAGTAACACGTAGTAAAGAAGTATAACTCATGAACTGTATGATAATCAAGCTGTAATAGGTCCGAAATGTTGCAATCCTTTCGATTGAATCGCATGATCTGCTGCGCCTTTTGATGGCCTCTTATGCCTATTTCTGATCTTTTCCAGCTTTCCATGTCCATTGTATGGAAAAGTTCCTCTCTCGCTTGCACTCAGTCCTAGGATCATTTCAGAGGTTGCAAAGTTCAAGCCTGATATTATTCATGCATCATCACCTGGAATTATGGTAACTTTATTCTACAGTCATTTTGTTAATCATATGTTCTCTGGTGGTTAGCCACTAAGTATGATGACACTCTGCTCCACTTTCAGGTTTTTGGGGCTCTTGCTATTGCAAAGCTGCTCAGCGTCCCCCTAGTGATGTCCTACCACACCCATGTCCCAGTGTAAGTTAACGTTAAATAAACTGTAAAATATGTTAAGTTATCTGGCTAGTTCAATACTGTACTTGACATATTCCATTTTGAAGTTCTTTCTCTTAATACTGCTTGTATGGATGTAAATTAAATAATACTGCAGTTTCTCACGGGCAGTTAATAATTAAATCGAGCACATTCCAAAAGAATTCAAAGTGCCCTGTGATAACAAGCCATATACCATTGAATGATTTAGAATTGGATGTTGCTTATAGCGATATCATGCAATTCACGATTAAGATTTGTATATAACATAGAAGTACATTAACATTTTGGATTACCATTTTTTGAATACAAAAATACTTAAGCAAGTAACACAGAGATAGAAAGCCCTTTATTAACATAGAAGTGAGCAGACTTATAAGAACTATTTGATCTGTCTGCCATAGATGCTGAATTGTATCTATATTTCCCATGCAGATACATACCAAGATATACGTTTAGCTGGCTTGTAGAACCAATGTGGCAAATCATCAGTAAGCCATCTACTCACACCTAATCTGCGCTTACTACTTACATAGAGTCAGCTTTTGTGCAACGAAAACACTGATTCTGTCTCCTTGTTCTCTGCAGGGTTCCTTCATAGAGCTGCTGATCTAACTTTGGTACCGTCTGCTGCTATCAGCAAGGATTTTGAAACAGCCCATGTTATTTCAGGTTTGTTGATATCTGCTACAATCTACATTGATATTACATGTCtggttttatttttatcttgTTAACGATATGTTTTACATCCTTATTCAGCTAACAGAATACGCCTTTGGAACAAAGGTGTTGATTCTGCCAGCTTCCATCCCAGATTTCGCAGCCATGAGATGCGAGTTAGGCTAAGGTGACAACTTGTTTTTTCCTGAATGTTCTGTACATAACACATACTGATTGAGATTAACTGTTAACACTTCTACTGTGTGACCTATTATTTTCAGTGACGGTGAGCCTGAAAAACCACTGATAATTCATGTTGGGCGCTTTGGGCGTGAGAAAAGCTTAGATTTTCTGAAAACGTGAGCAATATTCCTACTTTACACTGTGAATGTTATCTTTGACAAGCGTAAAGTTTCTACACAAAATGGGAAAACTACCATTTGCCCTGTGTTTTGTCCTCTACACTACAAGCTGCTTGGTATTAATCCTGCTTTATGATTGAGCAGGGTAATGGATCAGTTGCCTGGTGTAAGAATTGCATTTGTTGGAGATGGACCATATAGGTATGTCCCATGTCACTCCTTTTATTTCTCAGGCTCAGATGTTCTCAGCCAGTTCAATTATCTCAACGTTAGTTTAGAATTTATGCCAGTAATGATATTCTGTGTTAACTAACTTAGTCTTGCAACAGTAACGTAATGTCGTGCGAATCAGTGTTGCTGACATTTTACCACCAGTGTGCTGACATGCTTCCTGCAATTACCTTACAGGACTGAGCTAGAGAAGATGTTCGAGGGGATGCCTGCAGTGTTCACTGGAATGATGCAAGGAGAGGAGCTCTCTCAGGCATACGCCAGCGGTGATATTTTCGTTATGCCTTCAGAGTCTGAAACACTCGGCCAAGTAGTCCTGGAGTCCATGTCATCTGGAGTCCCTGTAGTCGCAGCACGTGCCGGTGGGATCCCCGACATAATTccagaagaggaggagggcaagACCAGCTTCCTCTTCACCCCAGGAAACCTCGACGA
The Brachypodium distachyon strain Bd21 chromosome 2, Brachypodium_distachyon_v3.0, whole genome shotgun sequence genome window above contains:
- the LOC100832140 gene encoding sulfoquinovosyl transferase SQD2, giving the protein MAIGGEIKDDLEEAPPPPLLDEASLRPRRVALFVEPSPFAYISGYKNRFQNFIKHLREMGDEVIVVTNHEGVPQEFHGAKVIGSWSFPCPLYGKVPLSLALSPRIISEVAKFKPDIIHASSPGIMVFGALAIAKLLSVPLVMSYHTHVPVYIPRYTFSWLVEPMWQIIRFLHRAADLTLVPSAAISKDFETAHVISANRIRLWNKGVDSASFHPRFRSHEMRVRLSDGEPEKPLIIHVGRFGREKSLDFLKTVMDQLPGVRIAFVGDGPYRTELEKMFEGMPAVFTGMMQGEELSQAYASGDIFVMPSESETLGQVVLESMSSGVPVVAARAGGIPDIIPEEEEGKTSFLFTPGNLDDCVGKIKLLLTDREFRDSMGRTARAEMEKCDWRTASRTIRNEFYNTAIFYWRKKRAELVQPLQWLAQMFLPATDRTRSITQH